A portion of the Algisphaera agarilytica genome contains these proteins:
- a CDS encoding response regulator → MSDSRKRVLIFGSDVSANVPVTQMLSEHFDVTATESIDEALAALRADEYHAVFAEAGDFLPLERGLVGDKSSVILNTIGEGVCIVDADGRMSWSNKTMRGFTPETTEHTKRICRQALQIFKSQVSAAGETSQRRSKKFTFQDKENYYEMICSPVINDRGEVEQVVAVVWDASSGKRLQSKIDAIDASGRELARIQGEAVASKTPAERLKLLQEKIIKYSKDLMHFDHFAIRLLDKRTNKLEVVIAEGLPPEALEIDLYAQPEGNGISGYVGATGRSYICHDVEKDPRYVLGLQHSKSSLTVPLMLFDEVIGVYNVESEEIGTFNEDDRQFVEIFGRYVAMALNILDLLVVERFTTSNTITDSVIHEIEGPLDQIVTESQNLMEEYIGDDAMRARLNKVLSGVESIRDSIKNVKAGPAAVIGCDKVEETQTDPLLHGKRILIADDEPNIRKTVKEVLSKFGCVCTTAKDGYEACSLLDQDPFDLVISDIKMPYRNGYEIYASAQRAREGMPVVLMTGFGYDPHHSIVRASQEGLSTVLFKPFKVDQFLEEVRKALDPATQDAATVE, encoded by the coding sequence ATGAGCGATTCCAGAAAACGAGTCCTGATCTTCGGTAGCGACGTCTCGGCTAACGTGCCGGTGACGCAGATGCTGTCCGAGCACTTCGATGTCACCGCGACCGAGTCGATCGATGAGGCACTCGCGGCGCTTCGAGCCGACGAGTACCACGCGGTGTTTGCCGAGGCGGGGGACTTCCTGCCGCTCGAGCGCGGTCTGGTCGGCGACAAGTCCAGCGTGATCCTGAACACCATCGGCGAGGGCGTGTGCATCGTCGACGCCGACGGCCGGATGAGCTGGTCTAACAAGACCATGCGGGGCTTCACCCCCGAGACCACCGAACACACCAAGCGCATCTGCCGGCAAGCCCTGCAGATCTTTAAGTCCCAGGTGAGCGCGGCCGGCGAAACCTCGCAGCGCCGCTCCAAGAAGTTCACCTTCCAGGACAAAGAGAACTACTACGAGATGATCTGCTCGCCGGTCATCAACGACCGTGGCGAGGTCGAGCAGGTGGTCGCGGTCGTGTGGGACGCCAGCAGCGGCAAGCGTCTGCAGAGCAAGATCGACGCGATCGATGCCTCGGGCCGGGAACTCGCCCGCATCCAAGGCGAAGCCGTCGCCAGCAAGACGCCCGCCGAACGGCTGAAACTGCTGCAAGAAAAGATCATCAAGTACTCCAAGGACCTGATGCACTTCGACCACTTCGCGATCCGCCTGCTCGACAAGCGGACCAACAAGCTCGAAGTCGTCATCGCTGAAGGGCTGCCGCCCGAAGCGCTCGAAATCGACCTCTACGCCCAGCCCGAAGGCAACGGCATCTCCGGCTACGTCGGCGCGACCGGCCGGTCGTACATCTGCCACGACGTCGAGAAAGACCCGCGTTACGTCCTGGGCCTGCAGCACTCCAAGAGCTCGCTGACCGTGCCGCTCATGCTCTTCGACGAAGTCATCGGCGTGTACAACGTCGAGTCCGAAGAGATCGGCACCTTCAACGAAGACGACCGCCAGTTCGTCGAGATCTTCGGCCGATACGTCGCGATGGCGCTGAACATCCTCGACCTGTTGGTCGTCGAACGCTTCACCACCAGCAACACCATCACCGACAGCGTCATCCACGAGATCGAGGGCCCGCTCGATCAGATCGTGACCGAGTCGCAGAACCTGATGGAAGAGTACATCGGCGACGACGCCATGCGTGCCCGCCTCAACAAGGTGCTCTCCGGCGTCGAATCGATCCGCGACTCGATCAAGAACGTCAAGGCCGGCCCCGCCGCGGTCATCGGCTGCGACAAGGTCGAAGAAACCCAGACCGATCCGCTGCTCCACGGCAAGCGCATCCTCATCGCCGACGACGAGCCCAACATCCGCAAGACCGTCAAGGAAGTTCTCTCCAAGTTCGGCTGCGTCTGCACCACCGCGAAAGACGGCTACGAGGCGTGCAGCCTGCTTGACCAGGACCCGTTCGACCTGGTGATCTCCGACATCAAGATGCCGTACCGCAACGGCTACGAGATCTACGCCTCGGCCCAACGCGCCCGCGAAGGCATGCCCGTCGTCCTCATGACCGGCTTCGGCTACGACCCGCACCACTCGATCGTGCGTGCGTCGCAGGAAGGGCTTTCGACCGTGCTCTTTAAGCCGTTCAAGGTCGACCAGTTCCTCGAAGAGGTGCGCAAAGCACTCGACCCGGCGACGCAAGACGCCGCAACGGTGGAATGA
- the rpsJ gene encoding 30S ribosomal protein S10 — MAAGQIRIRMEAYDHQALDASAKEIVDHAKRTNAKVAGPVPLPTRIERYTVLRSPHIDKKSREQFEIRTHKRIIDIKEPNARTVEALNRLVVPAGVFVKIKA; from the coding sequence ATGGCTGCAGGACAGATCCGAATCCGAATGGAAGCTTACGACCACCAGGCGCTCGACGCCTCCGCCAAGGAGATCGTCGATCACGCCAAGCGTACCAACGCCAAGGTCGCGGGCCCCGTGCCGCTGCCCACCCGCATCGAGCGCTACACCGTGCTCCGCTCGCCGCACATCGACAAGAAGTCGCGTGAGCAGTTCGAGATCCGCACGCACAAGCGGATCATCGACATCAAAGAGCCCAACGCCCGTACGGTCGAAGCTCTGAACCGCTTGGTGGTCCCCGCCGGTGTGTTCGTCAAGATCAAGGCGTAG
- a CDS encoding serine/threonine protein kinase yields MEQTQSNLDSTVGRLVVEKGLAAQQDVNRLLERVKQGSSIGGASGDSKQGSLASMLIAEGLVTQKQLDRLKPELEERRAGAQIPGYQIIRQLGAGAMARVFLAKQISLDRMVAIKVLPQKFTNNPDFVARFYAEGKAAAKLNHPNIVQAFDVGKSGDYHYFVMEFVDGRTVYDDITEQGVYSEEDAVRIGIECAKALDHAHKQGFIHRDVKPKNIMMANADNGSKLADMGLARAVSDVEAAEAEAGKAYGTPYYISPEQIRGEVDVDARADIYSLGATMYHMVTGQVPFDGANPSTVMHKHLKNALVPPDHLNKSLSSGISEVIEVCMAKDRSKRYASAADMLEDLQSIQRGEAPMQARKVFDVGALATLASTEEEQVNAIPEEDPLTALPEFWLALSGWVVAVMMFIALLLANAML; encoded by the coding sequence GTGGAACAGACCCAAAGCAACCTGGACTCGACCGTCGGCCGCCTGGTCGTCGAAAAAGGCTTGGCGGCCCAGCAGGACGTCAACCGCCTGCTCGAGCGGGTGAAGCAAGGGTCGTCGATCGGCGGGGCATCGGGCGATTCGAAACAAGGCAGCCTGGCGAGCATGCTCATCGCCGAGGGGCTGGTCACGCAGAAGCAACTGGATCGTCTCAAGCCCGAGCTCGAGGAGCGGCGGGCCGGGGCCCAGATCCCGGGGTATCAGATCATCCGTCAGCTCGGGGCCGGGGCGATGGCCCGGGTGTTCCTGGCCAAGCAGATCTCGCTGGACCGCATGGTCGCGATCAAGGTGCTGCCCCAGAAATTCACCAACAACCCCGACTTCGTCGCCCGGTTCTACGCCGAAGGCAAAGCCGCGGCCAAGCTGAACCACCCCAACATCGTCCAGGCGTTCGACGTCGGCAAGAGCGGCGATTACCACTACTTCGTGATGGAATTCGTGGACGGCCGCACCGTCTACGACGACATCACCGAACAGGGTGTCTACTCCGAAGAAGACGCGGTCCGCATCGGCATCGAGTGTGCCAAGGCGCTGGACCACGCCCACAAGCAGGGCTTCATCCACCGGGACGTGAAGCCCAAGAACATCATGATGGCCAACGCCGACAACGGCTCGAAGCTGGCCGACATGGGCCTGGCCCGTGCGGTGTCGGATGTCGAGGCCGCCGAGGCCGAGGCCGGCAAAGCCTACGGCACGCCGTACTACATCAGCCCCGAGCAGATCCGCGGCGAGGTTGACGTCGACGCCCGCGCCGACATCTACTCGCTGGGCGCCACGATGTACCACATGGTCACCGGCCAGGTGCCCTTCGACGGGGCCAACCCCTCGACGGTCATGCACAAGCACCTCAAGAACGCGCTGGTGCCCCCGGATCACCTCAACAAGTCGCTGTCCAGCGGCATCTCCGAAGTCATCGAAGTCTGCATGGCCAAGGACCGGAGCAAGCGTTACGCCTCGGCCGCGGACATGCTCGAAGACCTGCAATCCATCCAGCGGGGCGAAGCCCCCATGCAGGCCCGCAAGGTCTTCGATGTCGGAGCGTTGGCGACCCTCGCTTCCACCGAAGAAGAGCAGGTCAACGCCATCCCTGAGGAAGACCCCCTAACCGCCCTGCCTGAGTTCTGGCTGGCCCTCTCGGGTTGGGTTGTAGCGGTCATGATGTTTATCGCGTTGCTCCTGGCCAACGCCATGCTCTAA
- a CDS encoding bifunctional nuclease family protein: MQIQMELARILISETEDTHYLELREVEPASGEPRKFPILIGFNEAAAIERRLMGQVPPRPQTHELLASVVEELGYELERVEISDLSDHTFFAKLHLRSISDENDVREVDSRPSDAIALGVANSVPIYVAEAVLDEVCRTP; the protein is encoded by the coding sequence ATGCAGATTCAGATGGAACTCGCCCGCATCCTGATCAGCGAGACCGAGGACACCCACTACCTCGAGCTCCGCGAAGTCGAGCCCGCCTCCGGCGAGCCGCGCAAGTTCCCCATACTCATCGGTTTCAACGAGGCGGCGGCCATCGAACGCCGTCTGATGGGCCAAGTCCCGCCCCGGCCGCAGACCCACGAGCTGCTCGCCAGTGTGGTGGAAGAACTGGGTTACGAGCTGGAGCGGGTGGAGATCAGCGATCTCTCGGATCACACGTTCTTTGCCAAGCTGCACTTGCGTTCGATTTCCGATGAAAACGACGTGCGGGAGGTCGATTCTCGGCCGTCGGACGCGATTGCACTGGGCGTGGCCAATTCCGTGCCGATTTACGTCGCCGAGGCGGTTCTGGACGAGGTTTGCCGGACGCCGTAA
- a CDS encoding IMP cyclohydrolase: MDQAIPIKTALLSVSDKTDLIPFARRLNELGVKLISTGGTKKALAEADLPVTGIEEVTGFPEMMDGRVKTLHPKVHGGLLALRDKPDHAASLEEHDITPIDLVVVNLYPFERTVADPEVSTPEAIEQIDIGGPSMVRSAAKNHRYVTIVTDPKQYDTVTNALKANDGATTLALRQHLAAAAFTRTAEYDTAISTWLTTRFK; this comes from the coding sequence ATGGACCAAGCGATCCCCATCAAGACCGCCCTGCTCTCGGTCTCCGATAAGACCGACCTCATCCCCTTCGCCCGCCGACTCAACGAGCTGGGCGTGAAGCTGATCTCCACCGGCGGCACCAAGAAAGCCCTGGCCGAGGCCGACCTGCCCGTCACCGGCATCGAAGAAGTCACCGGCTTCCCCGAGATGATGGACGGCCGCGTCAAGACCCTGCACCCCAAGGTCCACGGCGGCCTCCTGGCCCTCCGCGACAAGCCCGACCACGCCGCCTCGCTCGAAGAACACGACATCACCCCGATCGACCTGGTCGTGGTGAACCTCTACCCTTTCGAGCGTACCGTCGCCGACCCCGAGGTCAGCACGCCCGAAGCGATTGAGCAGATCGACATCGGCGGCCCGTCCATGGTGCGCTCGGCCGCGAAGAACCACCGCTACGTGACCATCGTCACCGACCCCAAGCAGTACGACACCGTCACCAATGCCCTGAAGGCCAACGACGGCGCGACCACCCTGGCCCTGCGTCAACACCTCGCCGCCGCCGCCTTCACCCGCACCGCGGAATACGACACCGCGATCTCCACTTGGCTCACCACCCGGTTCAAGTGA
- a CDS encoding thioredoxin family protein, producing the protein MQATSETNPPSNRRSPARVASRWALVVLIGLGSALIIDLGRQALISEKVQWATLTPAETPSRHIDPVSSAYASAAREFPDNRPRLIRFTADWCPPCNSMSKRVFSKDDVADAIHDRFDAYSVDLTSPGVDENVIADRYRIAYLPTLLITDANGQELARLDRDVDAQDFLEWLDRGWDQWEQIESGAQPADDTSGGLPISHMESIN; encoded by the coding sequence ATGCAGGCAACGTCTGAAACAAACCCGCCCTCGAACCGCCGATCGCCGGCCCGGGTTGCGTCCCGGTGGGCCCTGGTGGTGCTGATCGGGTTGGGCTCGGCGTTGATCATCGATCTGGGTCGGCAGGCGCTGATTTCCGAGAAGGTCCAGTGGGCCACGCTCACCCCTGCCGAGACGCCCTCCCGCCACATCGACCCGGTGTCGTCGGCCTACGCTTCCGCCGCGCGGGAATTCCCGGACAACCGGCCTCGGCTCATCCGCTTCACCGCCGACTGGTGCCCGCCCTGCAATTCGATGAGTAAGCGGGTGTTCTCCAAGGACGACGTCGCGGACGCCATCCACGACCGCTTTGACGCCTACAGCGTGGACCTCACCTCCCCCGGCGTCGATGAAAACGTGATCGCCGACCGTTACCGGATCGCCTACCTGCCGACACTCTTGATCACCGACGCAAACGGCCAAGAACTCGCCCGGCTCGACCGGGATGTCGATGCCCAGGATTTCCTTGAATGGCTCGACCGGGGCTGGGATCAGTGGGAGCAGATCGAATCCGGCGCACAGCCGGCCGATGACACCTCAGGGGGATTACCCATTTCTCACATGGAATCGATAAACTGA
- the rplC gene encoding 50S ribosomal protein L3, whose translation MPKAILGRKIGMTRLYDGEGANVPVTVIEAGPCFVSQVKTQETDGYDAIQMAFEDVKARNSTFQVIGHDAKAGLAPKRFHKEVRLDESEVAEYEAGQEINVESFESTVFVDVTGTSKGKGFQGGMKRHGFAGQEASHGVERKHRSPGSIGGRSSNLGTGKPKKGIRMAGHMGAEQVTVRSLKVVGVDKEKNLLLVKGPVPGPKQGLIFIREAKRLYKGKAKLAAAAG comes from the coding sequence ATGCCGAAAGCAATCCTCGGCCGCAAAATCGGAATGACCCGCCTCTACGACGGCGAAGGCGCCAACGTGCCCGTCACCGTCATCGAAGCGGGCCCGTGTTTCGTCAGCCAAGTCAAGACGCAAGAGACCGACGGCTACGACGCCATTCAAATGGCGTTCGAAGACGTCAAGGCTCGTAACTCGACCTTCCAGGTCATCGGTCACGACGCCAAGGCCGGTCTGGCTCCCAAGCGTTTCCACAAGGAAGTCCGCCTGGACGAGTCGGAAGTCGCTGAATACGAAGCCGGTCAGGAAATCAACGTGGAGTCGTTTGAGTCGACCGTGTTTGTCGACGTCACCGGCACCAGCAAGGGCAAGGGTTTTCAGGGCGGCATGAAGCGTCACGGCTTCGCCGGTCAGGAAGCCAGCCACGGCGTTGAGCGTAAGCACCGCTCGCCCGGTTCGATCGGCGGCCGTTCGTCGAACCTCGGTACCGGTAAGCCCAAGAAGGGCATCCGCATGGCGGGCCACATGGGTGCCGAGCAAGTTACCGTCCGCTCGTTGAAAGTGGTCGGCGTTGATAAAGAAAAGAATCTCCTGCTGGTGAAGGGCCCGGTCCCGGGTCCGAAGCAGGGTTTGATCTTCATTCGGGAGGCCAAGCGGCTTTACAAAGGTAAAGCCAAGCTCGCTGCTGCGGCAGGATAA
- a CDS encoding transcription antitermination factor NusB encodes MSRTARSAAIQALIPAVERFPDLPLVEPDLEGLSPADARLATAIHRTTIQRWLTLEHLLKRHLKQPMRKMPAETVAILLGGAAQLVLMDRLPAYAVIDESVRLTHVFEVKRTSGVVNAVLRKISDSVVGPSDEPWAAAPDGLPAADGTTIKLKGKLLPKADNLLAHLVVATSHPMPLLQRWFKQHGRERATAIALNSLQNPPTFVVENEASQRWGGSHAELVDWLAEDSSRRVQDPASLASVAALNGLDFQPRTILDLCAGRGTKTRQLQQVYPEAAITAHDPDDDRRADLEQVEGVSVAEPKPGHLFDLIVLDVPCSNTGVLARRPGARYRATEANLKSLVQLQREIVTRALGHLAPGGRLLYCTCSIEAEENDQQARWIVDQAPGLSLDKESTILPESSIQGGSDGHDGSYHAVVGHTPS; translated from the coding sequence ATGTCTCGTACCGCACGTTCTGCCGCCATCCAAGCTTTGATCCCCGCGGTTGAGCGGTTTCCCGATCTGCCGCTCGTTGAGCCGGACCTCGAAGGGCTGTCGCCTGCGGATGCGCGGTTGGCCACGGCGATCCACCGCACGACGATCCAGCGTTGGCTCACGCTCGAACATCTGCTCAAACGCCACCTCAAGCAGCCCATGCGGAAGATGCCCGCGGAGACCGTGGCGATCCTGCTGGGCGGGGCGGCGCAGCTCGTGTTGATGGATCGCCTGCCGGCGTATGCCGTGATCGACGAGAGCGTGCGGCTGACGCATGTGTTCGAGGTCAAGCGGACGTCGGGTGTGGTCAACGCGGTGCTGCGCAAGATCAGCGATTCGGTGGTGGGGCCGAGCGACGAGCCGTGGGCCGCGGCGCCCGATGGCTTGCCCGCGGCGGACGGCACCACGATCAAGCTCAAGGGGAAACTGCTGCCCAAAGCGGACAACTTGCTCGCGCACCTCGTCGTGGCGACAAGCCATCCGATGCCGTTGCTCCAACGCTGGTTCAAGCAGCACGGCCGCGAGCGTGCGACGGCCATCGCCCTGAATAGCCTGCAGAACCCGCCGACGTTTGTCGTTGAGAACGAGGCGTCGCAGCGGTGGGGCGGTTCGCACGCCGAGTTGGTCGACTGGCTGGCGGAAGATTCGAGCCGTCGCGTGCAGGACCCCGCGTCGCTGGCGTCGGTCGCGGCGTTGAATGGGCTTGATTTCCAGCCGCGCACGATCTTGGACCTGTGTGCAGGCCGGGGGACCAAGACGCGTCAGCTTCAGCAGGTTTATCCCGAGGCGGCGATCACCGCACACGACCCGGACGACGATCGCCGGGCGGACTTGGAGCAAGTCGAGGGCGTCTCGGTGGCCGAGCCCAAGCCCGGGCATCTGTTCGATTTGATCGTGCTGGACGTGCCGTGCTCGAACACGGGGGTGCTGGCCCGCCGCCCCGGGGCCCGCTACCGGGCGACCGAGGCGAATCTGAAATCGCTGGTGCAGTTGCAGCGAGAGATCGTCACCCGGGCCCTGGGCCACCTCGCCCCCGGCGGACGGCTGCTGTATTGCACCTGCTCGATCGAAGCGGAAGAAAACGACCAGCAGGCCCGCTGGATCGTCGACCAGGCCCCGGGGCTTTCGCTGGATAAGGAATCCACGATTTTGCCAGAATCCAGCATCCAGGGGGGGTCGGATGGCCATGACGGCAGCTATCATGCGGTGGTCGGCCACACACCGTCCTGA
- a CDS encoding transaldolase family protein, translating into MPTGLRSLIDSGTRVWLDSVDPEEVIKNKTAGVTGCTSNPSIIADLVQSGRFDDKINEFIEQGLDDEALTWAMTDHLVVEAQKEYTGVWADTQGNDGWISFELDPLLEDTANPLSVEERSAKYVELGKKWNEGHQNRMIKVPATEAGLGALEELAAAGITLNVTLIFSERQYLAARDAVWKGRQRYGKLDEFKSVYSIFVSRVDVYTEKELPGLSADLQGQVGILNAKLIGLKNHEFWADKGLKLDQEMIFASTGTKKPELPKDFYVDALAGSDIQTNPPATNAALDEIGRVYEPTSRTLPDQAILDEFATIDIQKMEDQLMAEGTAKFADPHKALIQTIADKRSALAGA; encoded by the coding sequence ATGCCCACCGGCCTCCGTTCGCTCATCGACTCCGGCACCCGCGTTTGGCTCGACTCCGTCGACCCCGAAGAAGTCATCAAAAACAAGACCGCCGGCGTCACGGGTTGCACCTCGAACCCCAGCATCATCGCGGACCTCGTGCAGTCGGGACGATTCGACGACAAGATCAACGAGTTCATCGAGCAGGGCCTGGACGACGAAGCCCTCACCTGGGCCATGACCGACCATCTCGTCGTCGAAGCCCAGAAGGAGTACACCGGCGTGTGGGCGGACACCCAGGGCAACGACGGCTGGATCAGCTTCGAGCTCGACCCTCTGCTCGAAGACACCGCCAACCCGCTGTCGGTCGAAGAACGCTCGGCCAAATACGTCGAGCTCGGCAAGAAGTGGAACGAAGGCCACCAGAACCGCATGATCAAGGTCCCCGCGACCGAAGCGGGCCTCGGTGCACTCGAAGAGCTCGCCGCCGCCGGCATCACGCTCAACGTCACCCTGATCTTCAGCGAACGCCAGTACCTCGCCGCCCGTGATGCGGTGTGGAAGGGCCGGCAGCGCTACGGCAAGCTCGACGAGTTTAAGAGCGTGTACTCCATCTTCGTCTCCCGCGTCGATGTCTACACCGAGAAAGAACTCCCCGGACTCAGCGCGGACCTGCAGGGCCAAGTCGGCATCCTCAACGCCAAGCTCATCGGGCTCAAGAACCACGAGTTCTGGGCCGACAAGGGTCTCAAGCTCGATCAGGAGATGATCTTCGCCTCCACCGGCACCAAGAAGCCCGAGCTGCCCAAGGACTTCTACGTCGACGCACTGGCCGGCTCGGACATCCAGACCAACCCCCCCGCCACCAACGCCGCGCTCGACGAGATCGGCCGGGTTTACGAACCCACCTCTCGCACCCTGCCCGACCAAGCGATCCTCGACGAGTTCGCCACGATTGACATCCAGAAGATGGAAGACCAGCTGATGGCTGAGGGCACCGCGAAATTCGCCGACCCCCACAAGGCGCTCATCCAAACCATCGCCGACAAGCGCAGCGCGCTGGCCGGCGCCTGA
- a CDS encoding PQQ-binding-like beta-propeller repeat protein, whose protein sequence is MNVSRCLVLLAALVMVGCSTAKKSETSGLVPPGAEFRTGLPFEPGYAHQFGYSHRWARSLELSKKQSIYAVRTIGDLIVTVERPSSFITALNADDGSLAWKAVIGEPLETFYAAFGNDDYIFVNSSRRLFKLFRSNGQIAQVYDLPLPVTMSPLLVDDIAVFGSINGNVYGYDVVDSYRKWMYGLDGRIMSTPLSDGESVFVSDSNGSYAMLVAKTGDLRWRGATYGQLSSEPIRHALDVVIASDDQSLYSLRANTGEYRWPVYRSEVPLSQTPAAFGDVIYVVEPGIGLTAINARTGKPLWKSEASMQPIAEVGGKVVAYADQTLSKINPETGDVIQTVPTREIEIFEPGPGQSLLMVTPSGEIMRIDPRP, encoded by the coding sequence ATGAACGTTAGCCGGTGTTTAGTTTTGTTGGCCGCCCTCGTGATGGTGGGTTGTTCCACCGCGAAGAAATCCGAAACCAGCGGCTTGGTACCACCCGGGGCCGAGTTCCGTACCGGGCTGCCCTTTGAACCCGGCTACGCCCACCAGTTCGGCTATTCCCACCGCTGGGCACGCTCGCTGGAGTTGTCCAAGAAGCAATCCATCTACGCGGTCCGGACGATCGGCGACCTGATTGTCACCGTCGAACGCCCCAGCAGCTTCATCACCGCCCTCAATGCGGACGACGGCTCGCTCGCTTGGAAAGCGGTGATCGGCGAACCCCTGGAAACGTTCTACGCCGCGTTTGGCAACGACGACTATATCTTCGTCAACTCCAGCCGCCGCCTGTTCAAGCTCTTCCGCAGCAACGGCCAGATCGCGCAGGTTTACGACCTGCCCCTGCCGGTCACGATGTCCCCGCTGCTCGTGGATGACATCGCGGTCTTCGGCTCGATCAACGGTAACGTCTACGGCTACGACGTCGTCGACAGCTACCGCAAGTGGATGTACGGCCTTGATGGCCGCATCATGTCCACGCCGTTGAGTGATGGCGAATCGGTCTTCGTGTCCGACTCCAATGGCTCTTACGCCATGCTCGTCGCCAAGACCGGTGACCTGCGTTGGCGCGGCGCCACCTACGGCCAGCTGTCTTCAGAACCCATCCGTCACGCGTTGGACGTGGTCATCGCCAGCGACGACCAATCCCTCTATAGCCTCCGCGCCAACACCGGCGAATACCGTTGGCCCGTCTACCGCTCCGAAGTCCCCCTAAGCCAGACACCCGCCGCGTTCGGCGATGTGATCTACGTGGTTGAGCCGGGCATCGGGCTGACCGCGATCAACGCCCGGACCGGCAAGCCGCTGTGGAAGTCGGAAGCGTCGATGCAGCCCATCGCCGAAGTGGGTGGCAAGGTCGTCGCTTACGCCGACCAAACCCTCAGCAAGATCAACCCGGAAACCGGTGACGTCATCCAGACCGTGCCCACCCGCGAGATCGAAATCTTCGAGCCCGGCCCCGGACAAAGCCTGCTCATGGTCACCCCCAGCGGCGAGATCATGCGGATCGACCCCCGGCCCTGA
- a CDS encoding polyprenyl synthetase family protein gives MLLLSPNDGEIHATLTQRLAQVESRFRAELLSDLPNVNTLAEHVERYRGKMLRPTLVLVSAMAAYPERDEDEQFQDWVTTVATVAEMVHMATLVHDDILDEAEMRRRGATINHLRGNEAAVMLGDYLISHAYHLCSAIPLPAASRAIAAATNTVCEGELLQLHHREDWELGERTYFEIIRRKTASLCGVCCQMPVVLETGQVDSGAAVGQTLFEFGQKLGVAFQIIDDVLDLTGNPEEVGKTLGRDLAKGKLTLPLIHHLASVGASEREALVADLKRGVDDDAVARLREAIREGEGLDYARQWAERLVGDAKSSIEMQLPPSDARQLLVGMADAVISRRF, from the coding sequence ATGCTTTTACTGTCCCCCAACGACGGCGAGATCCACGCCACCCTGACGCAGCGACTGGCCCAGGTCGAATCCCGGTTCCGGGCCGAGCTGCTCAGCGACTTGCCGAACGTGAACACGCTCGCCGAACATGTCGAGCGCTACCGCGGCAAGATGCTCCGGCCGACGCTGGTTCTGGTCTCGGCCATGGCCGCCTACCCCGAGCGGGACGAGGACGAGCAGTTTCAGGACTGGGTGACCACCGTCGCCACCGTCGCCGAGATGGTCCACATGGCCACGCTGGTGCACGACGACATCCTCGACGAGGCCGAGATGCGTCGCCGCGGGGCGACGATCAACCACCTGCGCGGCAACGAGGCCGCGGTGATGCTCGGCGACTACCTCATCAGCCACGCCTATCACCTGTGCAGCGCGATCCCGCTTCCCGCCGCCTCGCGGGCCATCGCCGCGGCGACCAACACCGTGTGCGAGGGCGAGCTGCTGCAGCTGCACCACCGCGAGGACTGGGAGCTCGGCGAGCGCACCTATTTCGAGATCATCCGCCGCAAGACCGCGAGTTTGTGTGGGGTGTGCTGCCAGATGCCCGTCGTGCTGGAGACCGGCCAGGTCGACAGCGGCGCCGCGGTGGGGCAGACCCTCTTCGAATTCGGGCAGAAGCTCGGCGTGGCGTTCCAGATCATCGACGATGTGCTGGACCTCACCGGCAACCCCGAGGAAGTCGGCAAGACCCTCGGGCGGGACCTGGCCAAGGGCAAACTGACTCTGCCGTTGATCCACCACCTCGCTTCGGTGGGGGCTTCGGAGCGGGAAGCACTCGTGGCTGACCTGAAGCGGGGTGTGGACGACGATGCGGTGGCCCGTCTGCGTGAAGCAATCCGCGAAGGCGAAGGGCTGGATTACGCCAGGCAGTGGGCCGAGCGTTTGGTCGGCGATGCGAAGAGTTCGATCGAGATGCAGCTGCCGCCTTCAGACGCGAGGCAGCTGTTGGTAGGGATGGCCGACGCGGTGATTTCGCGGCGTTTCTAG